In the Vanacampus margaritifer isolate UIUO_Vmar chromosome 9, RoL_Vmar_1.0, whole genome shotgun sequence genome, TGGAAGCAGTTCTTGCCAAGCTTCTCAAGAGAGAGCAAAATCAGTTTGAAACATCGACATCATTGAGAATCGACATCTGGAGCTAGCTTACAAGTCATTATCAGTCAGTACTGCAATGTACCGTACACAATGACCTACATGCACTTTATAAATCCAGTACAAGTCAATCCATTGGACGCATACTGGACTACCATaaatcatagtttttttttctatctttggGTGTATCCAGAACATGTCATAGTTTATCACTAATCTAGTCAGAATTACAGTAAAGATTTGTTTGAAAAGCACTTCTACACCATCAATATCAACACCAGTAGTTTCCAGTTCCCTGTTGCTTTCgacctttaaaaataattgcaagTCAGCTGTGGGATGTTGTAAAGTTGACAGTTTCAGTGTGTGATGGATGAGCATGAAACAGAAAAGATGCGTTGGGCTTTATAGTCGTGATGTACATGTGTGGACGTGTCCTGGTTGAAAGGTGACTCAACACAGTGTGTCTTCGTGCTTCTTTGTCTCACTGACTCGGTGACAGTTGTTGACTGACGGGTGTTTTTGTGCAGGGTAGGGACAGAGTCAGCATTTCTGCCCTCTGCTTGTGTGTACTTGTTTCTTTTTGTTACAAGTTTGTGGGTCATTGCAGACGTCCAGACtgtataatagttttttttctattgtggtTGTTGTTTGCTGTAGTGTAAATCTGTCCTACATCATTTCAAGacgttttaaatattttgcttACGCCATTCTAAAACAGagacaaaatatgaattatTAGTTTTCATAATCATAATACTGTCAATCCTTCACTAATGTATTTGGTGAGTCTACTTTTTTAAAGTcgtttttaactttttacatATGGTTTTACTATCACTATtgttagcaaaaacaaaaaagttattttattttattgtatttatgtactagtatattttttgatatattttattttttttattattaattaaaatgtatttaaattatttattaattattttgtatttaattttatttatttattattttttatttaattattgtattgttttattataattctgtattcataattaatttattaatcatGTATTCATTGCAAGCTCCTGCACATAATAGTTTTATTATTTGCAGCAGCTCAAAAGATTTGCGCGCTTCAAAGTCTTAAAGTCGGGAATGTGTCTGAGCCGCTGGTTTGGAAGTTGTTCTACTTTGACATGTTCTACttggggtggaaaaaaaactatcatgttttttctttcattaatgaCTACTTGCGTATGTAAATGCGCTCACAGAATCCCACACATAAATATGCtaaaccaaaaatgaaaacacttttcAGCCGATTGAGCATTATTATTAAGGGGTACCTACAGTTTTCTTGTCTCTCCAAAATTATTATCACTGTGTTGAttgtccttaactcattcactccctgccattttcactgaagcaacccccttcgctcccggctgttttactggattttgacggattttgcaagaTCCATAGGATATTCTGtcctgttgctataaaaacatggaacctacctaaCCTATGATTAGAGTCTTTCCCCTGTTttgcatttagcattagaatatagtttcatcattatttacaaacttgttgaaaacactgtgaaaaagagtttgttgcaacctgtttttttatactctgctgccacttacTTGGccattttttgcaataactatcattgcttttagcgacctcttcatttcagaagctgtatcaaagccttctatgctatagcttaaaaaaaacatcaacttataaataagttttaatttaataaatgtataatatttatacgtttttgggattgaatgCGTTAATGGACCACTCACTAAAGTTTATTGATGCTGTCCAGGTTGATGAACACCGAGAACAGCATAATACAGAGCCGAGAGGAGGAAGGCGGGAACTTCGAGCGGACCTTGGTCGCTTCCGAGTTCATTGATTGGCTTCTGCAGGAAGGGGAGATGGCGACCAGGGAGGAGGCGGAGCAACTGGGGCGGCGCCTGCTTGAACATGGCATCATCCAGCATGGTGAGGACTCAGGGTGGGCGGATCCACTTGGCATTACTAatttgtttgttacttttttgGAAGCCTTCAGTTAAATCAGATCGCTTATAAATCCACCTAGGCCTCCTTACTTCATTCTTGGAAAATCCTCTTTTAATTTTTGTTCTTTACGATAATTtttttcacatcttttttttatatactgtatgcacaGTATATCTCGTCAGGGGTTTATGCCCCGAGCAGTATATTTGCAAGAAATCCGAATGACTATCAGTCAAGCCCCACATGACGTTAAATTCGATTTGATGCAGATGTCGTGCATGATTCGATTAGACTTCACTGAGGAGCAGTCACATGCTTGTATTGTTTATATTTGACCTTCCACAACTTTCAGTAAATGGCTATTAGGAACACCTCATTAACATGGCATTACCGGACATTATTGTCCTCAATATTTTACATGTGAGGAGTTTTCAGGGTGAAGTAAAGACAAAGCAGACAAAGAAgtctttgtcttgtgtgttTTACTGTAATAGAGACTAGCATCTCCAAGGTCTTGGAATGTGCTGTGATACATCGtgggcgcgcacacacacacacacacacacacacactgcagcagCACTTTGTGTCATTAGTTTTGGTTGTTAACCACTGTGCTTATAAATACACCAGCTTTTTGGATATTTAAACTCCCTTCTTTAAATTGTATCATTCATACAGAGGTGACAAGACAAAGTAGGTTGAGGACAAGTGTGCCAAATACAGcactaatgtgtgtgtgtgtgtgtgtgtgtgtgtgtgtgtgtgtgtgtgtgtgtgtgtgtgtgtgtgtgtgtgtgtatcccgTTGTTGAGGAAGTAAACACAAGGTAGATTAGCATTTCATATGACAACACACAAAGCTGCATGAGACCGCACTGTCTCATAGTGCTCAAATTTCTTTTGGCTGAAAGTGCAGTTTTGTGTGAACTGTATGGATGTGTATTGAGACACATTTTAATCAAATGCAATTGACCAGAAGACATTTAAGATGTGCTACAACAGATACGGTCAGCCACAATTCAGTGCCGTTTCATATTGTGGCGGCTTAGATAATTTGCTCCCCATTCCCAAATCATCTGACTGTAATCAAAACCCAATGTGGCTCTTTCAAAAAGCTTTTTAACTTGTAATTGACTTTCCTAAATATGTGCTCTGGCTTTCTTGAACCAGTCACAAACAAGCATCACTTTGTGGACGGGCCCCTCCTCTTCCAGTTCAGGATGAACTTTCGGCGGCGCCGACGTTTGATGGAGCTGCTCCACGAGCGAGGTCGCGGCATCCCCGAGAGCCATGACAGCCCTTTCTGTCTCCGCAAGCAGAACTCTGATGGAGGCAACACCAGCTTTCTTTCAGGTAGTCCGCACTTTACCACACATGATGCCTGCCACCACTGGAAATGACTACctcaataatatattttttgtactttttaaacatgcaaaacATCAATTATATACTTGATTACTACTTTATTATAAGGGACAATAAAACAAGTGCATCTTGATCAGACATAAAGTCGGACCACATTTCTTCATGCTTCTTGAACTTTGATTCAGTGgactttcaaaacaaatgttccCTTTCATAATCAAttatatttgaaatgatttgtcGTTCATCTACTATTTACTTTCATTGAAGTATAACCCACGGTTATCGCAGGCCACACTCCCAGTAATTAATTGTACATCCTTTTATGGACAGTAAATAAATGCTTCTGCGTTAGATTATCATCAAATCTAGTTTTGAACAGAAGTCAAGGACCAGTAGTTACAAACCGGGCGTAAAAACCGGCACATCTTGATTTTCTTGCTGGTGCAAGCCTCATTTTACCTGTCTGGGAATTAGGCAGACCGCTCTGTGCCAtgttaaagcggaagtcaaccttaaacatttctcaacaataatatgttatatgtgacctcactagtctaaacgtgacattctgactaacaatacatttgtgaaacatgagttatgaagcaaaatcacaTTCACCAAAATCGCGTTGCACTACCTGTGCCAATGTTTAGACGTGGTCCCAGCACGTGCAAAGTTTAGTTAAACGCATCacaatttaatattattattatttgttattgttgttattattggaTCGCACTTTGTATGTGGTGTCAACAGTGAGTCCGACTAAAGAGATAAAGATGGTGGTCGGGGTTCGCCGTAGCAGCATGAGCAGCAGCTGTGGCAGCAGCGGTTACTACAGCAGCAGTCCGACACTCAGCAGCAGCCCACCGGTCCTGTGCAACCCCAAGTCTGGTGAGCAACTACCATTGGGGGACCGACTTGAGATTgttgggacattttggtggccCCCACATGTTTTgatctctttttgagggtcaaggcttggttttagagtttaggtttgaaatggcttatggttgaggttagggtaaggaatgggggtaggcagtcatttttgatggttggggttaggggaaggggctaggaaatgtatCATGTCAATTAAATGTCCCCTCGATGATACAAAGATaagtgcgtgtgtatgtgtttgagATCCTTGATGGTCCCTTGGTAGGCACAATCTCTGTAagaagacaacaaaaacaagaaaaagtacctactctcacacataaaaagacaggaaatgaattGAACCTTACATGCAGTTTGGTTCTGCACattgttaaaaatgcacttttcttACAATGCCAAAGCAGTAATATGATTGTAAAGGCGTAATATTTCATACAGCTCTTGTAATGGATCTCATTAGCATTTTTATCTTTGGAAGGAGGAAGTACTTGAATTACGCTTGCATAATACTCAGTTTGTAAGCAAAGTAAATTTCTGTCTTTgtgttcacgttttttttttaaaaataattcaagatgTTTTACAGTAGTAAAAAGTTCAAGGGTGGGCAAACGTTTGTGCCTAAGGGCTACATTTGATGTTTGAAAGAGACGACGAGTTAAAgctaagttttaaaaaaaacaatatatatttttttgttatttataattaatttggcTATATTAAAATATCCAATAGATTTACTAaaacacatacattttaatatagttataattaaatcattatttaactagataaaaaaattttttttaaatgtaattaattttaatttttaaacaaatggaaGACAAAATGCAACCAATATTACCGGACTCTTGATCATGTAATTGCTCAAGTGGGCCCTGATTGAAGAATGGATTGGGCCATATGTGGCCCGGGGTTCATACTTTCCCTTACCCTTTGGTAAGTTTAATGACTTATTTCAGATTAATAACAAACTTTGTATTCGTAAACCTCAACAGACAAGCACAAGCATGTTTTCTCTCCCACACTTgcaagcctttaaaaaaaaaatttttttttaggcgtgCCACTAAATCACCAGTCACAGAATGGATGCATTACATTAGTAGCCTAAAAAGGGATTTAGTTAATAtttagaatttgttttattttagtcaatttcaatgacattttataacccctccaacatttttttaaggccCTTGATTGTTTGCTGTTTAGGgatcatgtttgtgtgtggtacTGTAAGAGGAAGTTGTTGTCAAAGGGAAGGAAAACATGCCCCTAGTGaaccacatacacacaaaatgcaCAGTGTATATTTGTGTACAATAAATCCCAGCCTCTGGCCTTAATCAGTTAGCAACATAAAATGTTGTGTGTTTGAACAGTTCTGAAGAGACACGTGAGTCCAGAGGAGCTGCAAACTCCAGGAGGACCTTTTCTAAAGAAGACCTTCACtgtatgacacacacacaagcacaaaggCTACTTTACAGGATGCTGTCGTTGCACAATGTCACACATTCCAACACTGTTATGAATACACACAGAGGTCACGAGATATAAAGTATCGTGATAGCGCCATAGCAACCTTTGATTTGGCTTTCCTCAGATCGTAGGCGATGCTGTGGGCTGGGGCTTCGTGGTGCGAGGTAGCAAACCCTGTCACATCCAGGCGGTGGACCCTGGGGGACCTGCGGCAGCTGCTGGCATGAAGGTAAGGACATGATGCATCGCACACTGTGACATTGTagcaaaaatcaaaacaacagtATTTCATCTATATGGAAGTGAATAACATTccaagcataaaaacaaaagagatgTGATGAAATGACCGGAAGAGTGACTAAAGTACTGCAGGAGGAAGGCCTTGTCATTCCTCTCATGCTGCCACCACAGCTGGCGCAAAATTGTGTAAGCAGAGTTGGCAGCAAGGAATGCCGGGAATGCATTGCATGGCCGTGTGCCGTGAATTGGTCAGGCAGGAGAAAACTACTAGCCACAGGCTGGCTGCAGGTCACAGAAGCAAACAAACGCATACTCTTACACATAATAACAAAATATACTGATGTGAGAGTTTAAAGTTTGGCAGCTGATGATGAACTGGAATAAAATGTAACTTtataaaaataatctttttttttttatttcttttttttggggggtaccaaaaaagaggaaatgggAATTTGGGATAAGCACTTCTGCTTTAGCGGTCATATTTGGTCACAGTGGAAATGTGTGTCATAGTTCGCAGGCACTGATAAGCATTTTTGTTATcttaatgtaatattaacagGCCTGAACTTGGACTGACGGTGTGACCTAAATGCAAACTATTTGACTCGCAAATGAAACCTTTTGagagggcctttttttttttttttattaaatacctGACTTACATGAGATTTCATAGGCCCAACATGGTTTCACgatatttcattttgacaaaggtatgacttttttatttttttttattttttttacatggagtTGCAAAACTACACTACAAATGATCTTAAATCATTCTAACTTGCACAAACATCAATCCAATTCCGAAAATGAAATATGGACACAATAGCTTTAGTAAATTaatcaaaaagaaaatatacaaaatggCAGCTATGTGTGAGTCAACATCACATTATGCACTGTGGCGCTAAAACATATACTATATAGATTGACTCATATgtaaatattcagtaaaacactgtaaaaatcattttgataatcacggaaatatatttattgaaaaagCACGTTATTAAAACTGGCATTGCATAGAAAAAGTTGGGTCTCGTGGAATTTGTGTTTGGTGAtgacaaaaaattgaaaaatataatttgtcaGTTGTTGAAGTGATGCCTCCACAAGTGAAATTCCAGATGGCCTCTTATTCGTTACTCCGGTTTCAAATGGAAGTAACCTTTAGTCACATCCAGTGCAAATAAGTTAAGTATTTGGAGAAAGGCAAACAAGTTTAATCCAGAAAAACCCACTTGGATAACTTGATATTTGAACTGAGCACGACGCCAAAACAAATACAGCCTTCTGCCACATCCCAAATTCACCTCACGTCATCAACTCGTGCTGAATCTGGAACAAGCCGACTTTTCATCTTTTGACTGACGGTGAAGTTTTTGCTCTATTGATATTGTGGCACTCATCCGCTTGCCCATCTCAACTGCTTTTTCTTGCTTGCTTGGCAACAAATCcagaatatataaaaaaaaaagtgtctttgcATAGCTAGAAAAGTTTAATccacactatttaaaaaataaataaataaaaaatagcgtTGTGGCCATGTCAAAAATGACTTTGAGTATATGTAtggcgggccgcaaatggcccccgggtaGTAATTTGGACACTGGTTTAATAGGAGTTGCCTTGATGTTCCTTGTGTTCCACCTCAGATGACTCATTTTTATTGATGGCTAATTACTTAGCAGTAACCTAATCCTCAGTGGGACGGCCACGTTGCAAGTTGTTGACACGGGCGTCCACGTAAGAGGCGTGTGACCTTAGAGAGCACGTAGCACATGCAGTGCTGTGCTATCTCTTGTCTGCCAGACGTACTTTCTGTGCTACAATTACTTTGGGTATTACTTGCTATCCACGAAACAAAACCACATCAGAGTTATATCTATAGTCTAGCCTTTCTTATCAGGTGCCCTTTCAGTTTTTTAGGTCCTCGGCAGGCCAtacaaaatttatgaaaaaaaaaatgcattaaatgcaCTAGTATGTGCACAATTAAGAGTGACAAATATACTGCAAACTTTTACATACTTTTTTATAACGGATaagtggcctttttttttgtgtgtgtggtctatTTATAAACTCCTTTGGTGTCCCTCATTTCCTTCCTCTCTTCCTCTGCTGGCAAAGGTGTGTTTATTGTTTGCTCACCCCTTTTCAGAAGTTGTCTTTTGTGTGAATGTTTGCTAGCTGATAAAATGACGGCAAACAAAGGCAcctattcttttgttttggatattttatcTAAGTTAAGAGCTGGAGGGGTAAGACATAGCAGAGGTTATGTTAATAATTGATAACCCTCCAAAGATTTGCAGCTAAAATAGTATTTGGGGATCATTTATATGTCAAGTTTTTAGCAAACTTAAGGGACAATGCCTGTGAAAGCTTTAAATTGGTCTTGCACATCTCAGCATGCGTCCTTTATTTGCGTTGCACATTTTCTTCGTCCTTCCTCtgagaacctttttttttttttttaacctccctCCCTTGCCCACTGGCAGCCCGCCAAGAATAACAAGCCCACAGCCATGAGAGGAGGCCGGAATTAAGGAAGGTGGGGGGCTGTTAAGAGAAGTTGAAAAGGAAGTTTGAACAGACCAAACAGATAAGATGAAAATCGCGTAGAAGACAAATGTTGGCCTTTTATAGGATTAACTGGCAtgtcttgttgttgttgacagtcCTCACCCCTTCCCTGTAACCTGAATTCTCAGGAAG is a window encoding:
- the deptor gene encoding DEP domain-containing mTOR-interacting protein, with amino-acid sequence MVFEREMDGIANSMQKKAAELERLAEVLVTGEQLRLRLHEGKVIKDRRHHLRTYPNCFVGKELIDWLIEHKEASERETAIKIMQKLLDQSIIHHVCDEHREFKDMKLFYRFRKDDGTFPLDNEAKVFLRGQRIYEKLMNTENSIIQSREEEGGNFERTLVASEFIDWLLQEGEMATREEAEQLGRRLLEHGIIQHVTNKHHFVDGPLLFQFRMNFRRRRRLMELLHERGRGIPESHDSPFCLRKQNSDGGNTSFLSVSPTKEIKMVVGVRRSSMSSSCGSSGYYSSSPTLSSSPPVLCNPKSVLKRHVSPEELQTPGGPFLKKTFTIVGDAVGWGFVVRGSKPCHIQAVDPGGPAAAAGMKVCHFVVSVNGLNVLAQDYRTVSNLILTGPRTIVMEVMEEN